From a region of the Triticum aestivum cultivar Chinese Spring chromosome 7D, IWGSC CS RefSeq v2.1, whole genome shotgun sequence genome:
- the LOC123164682 gene encoding putative clathrin assembly protein At5g35200, which translates to MAGGGTQQSLRKYLGALKDTTTVSLAKVNSDYKELDIAIVKATNHSERPSREKYIREIFLSISAARPRADVAYCIHALARRLSKTRNWAVALKTLIVIHRALREVDPTFREELINYGRSRSHMLNMAYFKDDSSSGAWDYSAWVRTYASYLEERLECFRVLKYDVESDPPRTRDLDTVGVLDHLPPLQQLLFRLLACQPQGASSYNVIIQHALSMVALESVKIYTAISDGTINLVDKFFEMQRNDAVRALDIYKRATNQSERLSEFYEVCKTIHVARGEKFLKIEQPPASFMQTMEEYVRDAPAMKDKAILAIEYNKEPEEEVKPTSPPPVSEPEVEQEPEPEPEPEPVKEEAPAAEPTDLLGLNETHPAVAEIDERNALALAIVPIDDVPQAAPAFENGVTGWELALVTAPSSNETAVASGKKLAGGLDLLTLDSLYEDANRRASQPASYNPWETTGAAPAPMMQQPAAMQDPFYGSNGYAAPHAVQMAAMAHQQQAFMLQQQMMMASHHPQAQQYHQAQAAPANPFGANPFAPAGAQHPYGGAGTGMMPLHAVQGSAYTGLI; encoded by the exons ATGGCGGGTGGTGGCACTCAGCAGAGCCTCAGGAAGTACCTCGGTGCCCTCAAGGACACCACAACCGTGAGCCTGGCGAAAGTGAACAGCGATTACAAG GAACTGGACATTGCGATTGTGAAGGCCACCAACCATAGCGAGCGTCCATCGAGGGAGAAGTACATAAGAG AAATTTTCCTTTCCATCTCTGCCGCAAGGCCAAGGGCTGATGTAGCTTACTGCATTCATGCTCTAGCGAGGCGTCTTTCAAAGACACGGAACTGGGCG GTTGCACTAAAGACATTAATTGTCATACATCGTGCCCTTCGAGAAGTTGACCCCACGTTCCGTGAAGAGCTTATTAATTATGGCAGATCTAGATCACATATGCTAAACATGGCCTACTTTAAGGATGATTCTAGTTCAGGAG CTTGGGATTATTCTGCATGGGTACGCACTTATGCTTCATATTTGGAAGAGAGACTTGAATGTTTCCGAGTGCTGAAGTATGATGTGGAGTCAGATCCTCCG AGGACTCGGGATCTTGATACTGTTGGTGTGCTAGATCATCTGCCACCACTGCAGCAACTTCTTTTCCGGCTTCTTGCTTGCCAG CCACAAGGggcatcatcttataatgttatAATTCAGCATGCGCTTTCAATG GTTGCTCTGGAGAGTGTCAAGATCTACACTGCCATTAGTGATGGGACAATAAATCTTGTTGACAAG TTCTTTGAAATGCAAAGAAATGACGCTGTTAGGGCCCTTGATATATACAAAAGAGCAACTAACCAG tCTGAGAGATTGTCGGAATTTTATGAAGTGTGTAAAACAATACACGTGGCACGTGGTGAGAAGTTCTTGAAAATTGAACAG CCTCCGGCATCATTCATGCAAACTATGGAGGAATATGTGAGGGATGCTCCCGCGATGAAAGATAAG GCAATACTGGCTATAGAATACAACAAAGAGCCAGAGGAGGAAGTCAAGCCAACTTCACCGCCCCCGGTTTCAGAACCCGAAGTGGAACAAGAGCCGGAGCCCGAACCAGAACCAGAGCCAGTAAAAGAGGAAGCACCTGCTGCTGAACCAACAGACTTGCTG GGTCTGAATGAAACACACCCTGCTGTGGCCGAGATAGATGAGAGGAACGCTCTAGCGCTGGCAATTGTTCCAATAG ATGACGTGCCCCAGGCCGCTCCTGCTTTTGAAAATGGAGTCACAGGCTGGGAGCTGGCCCTTGTCACTGCACCCAGCTCAAATGAAACTGCCGTCGCTTCAGGCAAAAAATTG GCTGGTGGACTGGACTTGCTCACCCTTGACAGCCTATACGAAGACGCGAACCGACGAGCGAGCCAGCCCGCAAGCTACAACCCCTGGGAGACCACCGGTGCTGCCCCGGCCCCGATGATGCAACAGCCAGCAGCAATGCAGGACCCGTTCTACGGCTCGAACGGGTACGCGGCGCCCCATGCGGTGCAGATGGCCGCCATGGCCCACCAGCAGCAGGCTTTCATGCTTCAGCAGCAGATGATGATGGCCAGCCACCACCCTCAGGCACAACAATACCACCAGGCACAGGCGGCCCCAGCGAACCCATTCGGCGCGAACCCGTTTGCGCCCGCGGGAGCCCAACACCCTTACGGTGGCGCTGGCACTGGGATGATGCCCCTCCACGCTGTCCAGGGCAGTGCGTACACCGGGCTGATCTAG